attgatgcCAAATAAAAAGATTGAAAGTAAGAACATAGAATaagatataataaaaacaaaaaaataaaaataattttatccaATAgacatttataaatatttttagaatttttcaaaattcaaaatttaaatatctaattatcttaaatttaaattgaattataacgataatttttaaaaatctaatgataacaaatttaaatattaagataaataatatttatatttatgataatattatttccttttatggtaaatttttatattttgttttcttacataaaattcacttaaaattttaaattttatttatttaaaattattaaaaaataattgttCATATGTTATCCACATCAACTTTGATtcttataatatatatgattatgtatttcaaatttcccattttaattaattctcaaaaattgtgtaaaaatttcaaaaggCTTTTTTGGATTAGCTCCAATAAGattaaaaaaattgtataataataaatttaactcttaaattttacatattatatcaatttagttataattttaaaatattaattctcaaattttacaaatattctcaaattgatcctaattctaaaaattcaaaaaatataaaaatacataaatattttaattatatataaattaaaaaatattttcaagaaaataTAATAAGAAATATAAGATTTTATCAACGATTGGTGATTGATTACCGAGGAGGACTAAGAATGAGATCAGGAGTGAGATGGATCCTGTAACATATGCACAACGTCTTGATTTGATTGACCTGTCTTCTTCCATTATTAGCTCTTCTAAATCCTCAATCGTTAAAACAATCTCCAATAAAACCAGCTTCTTCAAGCTCCCATGTCAGACTACAACTATCAAAATTCCCAGCAAAATTATGCATTAGTTTCGTAACCAAATAATGAACATTGTAATCCAGATCTAATGGTTCCACCACTTGTATCTCACAATTCAAATTTCCAATCAATCGATAGTAGCCTAGATTCAGTGATGTAGACGGTTACATAAAACTTGATTCAATTCGAAAAagtcgaaaaatattttaaattttaagttaatttaattgaattgttcgagtcaactcgaataaaTATTATGAGTTTTaagtttgaattgaattgaattttacaattcgaataattcaaaaaatttaaataacataTTGATGTAAATATCCTTTTGTTcccaaacaaatttaaaaatgagcaaattggtatctttttaataaaattacaaaagagttttcaaaataattttcaaaatttatttatttttaaaaagtacaataaattttttaaaaattctaaataatatataaagaaagttaaaattttaaaatgttataaaattataatttggaGGACTGAATAACAtaattaattattcaagtttatcatactaaagtattttagttttttattattttgctttgaaaaagttataaaatatatatggtTACGCTACCATAGAATTAGTTATCTTGTAATAATATTTTagtttgatatgtttaatttattaatttaactcGATTCAGTTCGACttaaatttcatttcatttgatttgatttaaaaatttcaaattgaattaaaatataattaaataagacTTATTTACTCAATTAACTCAAAAAAATTTACTTAATTCGATAGACCGTTGAACCCTACATTCTATCATCTACATTCATCAATGTCAACAATACTACCAATTACAATATTCAATAGGCTGCTAAAGTATAAAATTCCAAAGGAATCAACtcgtaaatttaaaattattattttaaaataattttaaatttattattatatttttacaaataaatttgtTTTGATATTATGGTTGAAATAAAAAACTTTCAAACTTTGTTTTTCAATTCTTATCTTAAATTTGCTAAATGTTATCTCTTACATCAATTTCTCTCTCCAAATCTTTTCATTTGAATTGGagataaaatagtaaaaaaagaaaaactagAGACTAAAAATAAGCAGTAAAAAAACATTAATGGCCTTTGTCTCTATATATATAGGAGACCGTCACAGGCTTCACAATCCATTCCCCTCCTATCTCCTGTCTCTGTTTTGCTTCCATTTCTTTCTTCAATTATCTTTTCTCTTCAAAGATTTCAACTCTTTTCTCAGGTAAATATCTCTGCTGGTTTTTCCTTGCTTTCTCCCCTCTAAAATACTCTGTTTTTGCTTTGTTATGAGTTTAATATTATTTGGTTTCTCAATGCTTCTTTTCATTATTTATGGGTGAACTTTTTCTGGGTTTGTTTTAAATTTCGTGTTTGTTTAccctttacttctcatttttgGATTCTCTACCCCTATGCTTAGAGGTTCAGGATTTTGTTTTTATGGTGCTTTAGTTACTGCTATTAGTGAACAAAATTTTGGGTTCATAAAGATTTGCTTTGCaagattttcttttttaaaatttggtggaTTTAAGTTATCTGTTTCTTTGATTTTTGTTCTGAATTAGGATATTTTTTGGTGAATTATATGGATGATAATGTAAATTTTTTCAGCTAATTTGGATTTACTAGATaaagtagtatatatatatagatagatagatagatacaTGAAAgcttgaatttttatatttattttgtactATATAAGTTGCGTAAATTTTCAATTGAGCATATGCAGAATGGGAAGTACTGATGGGACCAGCTATGGTGCTTACACCTATGATGCCCTGGAGAGGGAGCCTTACTGGCCATCCGAGAAACTCCGAATTTCCATCACCGGTGCTGGTGGCTTCATCGCTTCGCACATCGCTCGACGTCTGAAGAGCGAAGGACATTACATCATTGCTTCTGATTGGAAGAAGAATGAGCACATGACAGAAGATATGTTCTGTCACGAATTCCATCTTGTTGATCTTCGAGTGATGGAAAATTGCTTGAAGGTTACCAATGGAGTGGATCATGTTTTCAACCTTGCCGCTGATATGGGTGGCATGGGCTTCATCCAGTCCAACCACTCTGTCATTATGTACAACAACACAATGATCAGTTTCAACATGCTCGAGGCTGCTCGAATCAGTGGAGTTAAGAGGTTTGTTTGGATTGGTACATCGTATCATATGATTGCCTTACATTCATTGCAATTCCACTAAGTTTACAGTTTGTTTAAACTcaatattttggtatgtttaggTTTTTTTACGCCTCCAGTGCTTGTATCTATCCTGAATTTAAGCAATTGGAAACTAATGTGAGCTTGAAAGAATCCGATGCCTGGCCTGCTGAGGTTTGTGACTCAAATTCATTAAATACTATCCGGTAATcttatgttctattagttaatcCAATATAACTACTGATTGTCGTGTTTTAAACCTTGGTTTTAGCCACAAGATGCTTACGGCTTGGAGAAGCTTGCAACAGAGGAGTTGTGCAAGCATTACACCAAAGACTTTGGAATTGAATGTCGCATTGGAAGGTTCCACAACATTTACGGCCCTTTTGGAACTTGGAAAGGTAAACCCTTAGTTTTGATGAGTGCTTATGTATTTTTTTCGATTTTGgaacttactaattttttttcttttcttgtatCAACCTTAATAGGTGGAAGGGAGAAGGCTCCAGCTGCCTTTTGCAGAAAGGCTATTACTTCCATTGACAAGTTTGAGATGTGGGGAGATGGTCTTCAGACTCGATCTTTCACTTTCattgatgaatgtgttgaagGTGTACTTAGGTAAGTTTTTGGGCAATTTTCAAAGCTCCTCCTGCTGAAACTCATTTTACACAACAAATttgaagagaaaaaaataaagggCTTGCTTTTAGTAAATGTTAAATCTGCATGGATTTGGCTTATAATATAAACATTTGAGGAATCAAATAGGGCATATTTTCTGGTTGCATAGTTTGCTATGCTAGTTGAGTATGCAATTTGGGAAATTATGATTTTGGTGATTAGAATTTAAATTGTATACTGTATTTTATGCTTTAGAAGAAAAACTTTTAGATACTTGTTTCGGCATTTACTAGCCGCTTGATTTCAGTTTGAGATTTGCTAATATTAATCAATCTTTCTCTATATTATGCATTCAGATTGACAAAGTCCGATTTCCGTGAGCCTGTGAACATTGGAAGTGATGAGATGGTTAGCATGAACGAGATGGCGGAGATTGTGCTTAGCTTTGAAGATAAAAAGCTTCCGATCCACCATATCCCTGGTCCAGAGGGTGTCCGTGGTCGTAATTCAGACAATACATTGATCAAAGAAAAACTTGGTTGGGCCCCTACAATGAGGTTGAAGGTAACTGAATTATATTATCCCCACACGATTTTCCCAGTTTAAAAAGATTTTTATGACCTCTGGTTTTGGAAAATGGTTTTGCTCCATTGCCTGTAGAGTAAAAAAGTCTGAAGTCATTGCTTTTGGCCGGTTATTACCTAGTTTCATTCAGTTCCTGATTCACTTGTGACGCATCTGATTTTACTGTTTTTATAGGATGGGCTGAGAATTACATATTTCTGGATCAAGGAACAGATTGAGAAAGAGAAGGCTCAAGGCATTGATCTATCTGTTTATGGATCATCTAAGGTGGTAGGAACCCAAGCACCGGTCCAGCTCGGGTCACTTCGTGCTGCTGACGGCAAAGAATGAAGTAAACTTGCTTTGGAACCAAGTTTTATTATGATATAGCTATGCTAATGGCATTGAATCCAAAAAGTATCAACCAATATCAGTTTAAGATTATTTATTTTGTCGTATTTAGTTTGTGCACTATGATCTTTGTCCAAGGGGAAGCTTTTATGTTTCCACTCTATCCAAAATAGCTTGCTGTTGTAAGTTGATATGCTTAGGCTTTCATAGcctttatataataaaatttctttCTGCATTTGAGTATTGGATTCATAATGACTTTGTTTCTCAGTCCTTTATGTGCTTCATTGGGTTATATGATTGTTTGTTCGAACTCTTCGATTTTCTAATGCACCCATGTTCAACATCCGTGTCGCGGACTTTTGCCCTTTTGGGTCCCTATCTGGGGCTGAAATTTAATGATATGATTTGATGGGTCTTAATTCTTAGATGGGGAGAGCTGATATAGCTCTTATTTGCATCATCTATCTGAATCCGTGGTTCAGAAATGGCAGAGGATAATAGCTGAGGTGGCAAAATTGAAAGGGCTAAAAGTTCACGGGGTTTATCTGGTTTACGTGGTAGCATAGCAGCTCCAATGTAAATCTAAAACCTTCTTTGTTCCAACGTGGTTTTTCATTAAAAAGGCAGAAAATGACAGAATATTCAGCAATTGGCAATAGGTTTCAGCCCCAAAATTTGTGCGGGCAAAACATCAAACGGGCATCAAGCTCAACCTTTGCTGTCATAGGAAAAAAGATGCTAGCTTGCCAGTGATTTACAAATCAATATGCAAGCATTCATCATTCATTCCGACTAGGATGATGGATCTTTTTATAGAATTTCGATGAGACGAATCACTCCGAAAAAGGGTAACATAATGCATCCATGCAAAGGAACCATTACGAGAGTTTCTTTAGATACTTGGTTATGGTGAAAAATCTTAATTGACTATAAGCACTTCTGATGTGCTGCGGGGTGGTATCACTGATTCGTTGGGCAACCCCCGCATGGATGCATGCTTGCCACTGATTTATTGTATTGTGGATTAAAAATAATGGAGTTATTCACAGTGTTCTAGTCTTCAGGTTCCTCCTTAATGATAATTTCCTTTTGACTTATTCTTGGgaatattgattattattgggAATATTGATACTAGTTTCAAATATCTTGAATTTTCTTACCTACTTCTTAAAAAGTCTTACTAATACTAAAGTTCTCAGTAAGCAAGGCAACCTACTTCTGAAGATCTTCAATGGTAACATTCTGAAGTCTTACATATTTCTCATTTACTTGAAAAACAATGTTTCTAACTCCCTTTGCTCTACCACATTTGGTGTAATGACCTAATTTTCGTTTGTGTCAAAAAATTAGTTCGAAGTTGATTTAAATGAAGTTGAAGTACCTGAAAATTAGAATCGAATGCTTATGTGTCGAATATGGAATGTTATGCTCAGATTGTTAAGTGGGATTAGATTAGATAAATTGCTAATTATCGTATAGAGACTATATCATGGAATGAATAAAATAGAAGAAATtgattaaaagaaattaaaagggcTCAATATGTAATTTTATTAAGGACTTTAgagtaattaaatcatttataattCATGTTGATGTTAAGTGCAAATTATATCATCATTTTCTACCATCGTTTAATTAATCATTAAATTAGTGAGTTAACTAAGTTAAAAAAATCATGTTAATTATACATGTAAATATGAAGGAAAGTGGGATGAAAGAGAAAGCTTATTTGTCTTCCTCATCAAATCGGTTAAGATAacaaaagaaaagtaaaagaaaaacttTCTAAGCTTTCATCATTGCCATAAGCTTGAAGGCCGACGACATAGGACCTTCACGCGACAAAAGAAAAGTGAAATATGTagacaaatgacctatttttcccGTGTGCTTTCATAATTcgatttcaatatatatatatttacataattcAATAACCGGATAGAAATTCAAAGGAATGTTAATATCGACGTGACCAAGAGATACATATATTCTTTCTTGTTTGATATGATTGAGGTAAGATAAGTAAATATATCGTATATGTGACTACTTGAGATGTTAATTGGATATGTATTTGTTTGTTATGTGTTACTATTGGAAATAAGTCTATAATAATTTATAATGGAAAAATGTCCTATTAACATTGTTAGATAGAGTTATGAGTATAGTTAACATGCCATAGGATCCAATTTTGATAGGTGGGAGATTCAGCGGTATGCACGTACTATATTGTGATAGTTCTCTAATACCTTAGGGGTCAAGAATGTGTCACCATCTTAAATACCTTAAGGGCACAAACGTATTCTGGTGTGGTTGGTGGGATTGTTGGATTTGTGTCTGATTAGCACTTCTATACATATACTGTTGTGTTGGTGGATCGATTCAAGCATACGTCTTTGAATCTGATTTTGTTAATAgagattaaaatgtaaaaattgtaTGCTAAGTATAAGTATTATTTAAATGTGACTAGAAGATATAATTTTGGTGTGAGTAAATAGATACAAACACCCTGAGGGTGCATCAAAACTTCGATATGTAAATGCAAGCATTACATTGATATGGATATGATTATATGATATGTAACTATGAAATACTTTGGGAGGTGTAATGGTTTAGttgaatatatgtttatatgaatTATAGATCATGAAATAAAGCTTGATTATATATAAATTCACATTACTTAGCATGTTATTCGATTATTACTACATTTGTTTACTAATTTCAAATTATGTTAGTACTATTGTGTATATATTACTTAGCGTCTGATTTTGTTTGTTTTCATATGCGGTCTTAAATGAATACTAAAGTAGATCATAAGTCAGTAAGCATCCAACTTAGAAGCTCAACTCGGAAGTCAAGTTGTGCCTATTTTGTATGTATATACGTGCGAGTACCTAGGTTGGCCTTGTGACTTCacgtttattttaatgtttttagcaTATTTTGGTAGCTTGATTTATAATATTTTGGGAGATGAATTTCAATTCTTGATTAGTAGATAATTATGTATGATTATATGTGTTTGATTATGTTATTTACCTTGTTGGATAGTGATGCATTGAATGCAATGACTAGATGATGTTTAAATATGTTTCATATGTTAAGTGCATGTGTTTGAGTTGAGGCAGAGTTTAGGCATATTTTGGTTGAGGTTTGAATGCATTTGAAATGTACATTTTAAGTTAATTTAACTTAGAGTTTGAGAACTCCAAGAACAAATTCTACTACATGGTGTATTGCTTTAGCTTAGGTTTCGAGATAAAGTGACCTTTCTATTTGTCTTGAGACAATGACACAtcgaatttaaaatgattttttttattccaaGTTTCGAGACATGAATCTCTTGTCTTGAGATAGCCAAACATCAAAGGTAAATTAAGAAAACAATGCAGGTTAGTCTCGAGACCTGAAGGCCTTTGTCTTGATACATAGACCCTTATGTCTTGAAACATTGCAACATCAGAGCAaaattatctaaaataataataaacttatTTCGAGACATAGAGTTACTTGTGTCGGAGCAAAATTATCTAGAATAATTCACCATCTCAAATGTGATCTAGACTCGAAATTTGTGCTAGTCGTGTTGTTGTTAGGGTTTTACCTCCTCTTATAattcatgaattttttttaaaaaaattaacttaattataaaattaaacccaaaatatATTGCTTTCCTAGTTAAATACTTATTTTTGGGGTAAATACAAAAATGCCACTTTTGTTTAcctcaaattacattttagtcacttatgtttgaaatgttatgttttactTATGTTATTGTTTTattacgaagtggtcactctcTTGTTAAACTCCGTTGGCTCCCTAACGATTGTCTTACGTGGCAGTCCAAATTGATTTAAATATAGACTTGGATGTCCTACATGGAAATCCAAATtaagtttatttaattaaaaacatattttcattccaaCAACTGGACatctaagttggcatttaaaacccatttggattGCCATATAAAAGCGCTATTAGGGAGATAATAGAGTTTAATGGTAGAGTTACCACTTTGTAATAAAACGATAACGTGAGtgattaaaacataacatttcaaacataagtgactaaaatgtaactcaaacaaataaaactaattatttttaatgtttacttttttatttatttatttatttatcaaaagTGCTATACAACTCATGTCTCATTCTTATTAACTGGTAATATATTTTGAGGCAAATAAGATAAAATTGACCGTTTATATAtcattttaaccaaaaaaaactttaaatatttaaatggaaaaatagttataatttaagCCAAAAACGTGCTTCAACCAATCAAAAATATATAAGGATAGGATATGATGGAAGAAAAATTACATAAACATGCAGCGATTATTGTAAATCATTACTATTTCAGAATGTAAAACCATGAGCACCAAATAATTCACTACTTTTtctcatatcatatttttaatattcaAACATAATTATGAAAACTTATGAAAATGCTTTAAGCAATGTATCAACAtcaaacatatatataaatatttttttcacaTTAAGATAAACCTATAAAACCTGTAATTTTAATAGAATTTCCTCCttaactcaatttaattcaattttaaaacgCTAGGATTGATAACTTTTTCACAGTTGATTGAGAATGAGATATATGAAATGATATATGACCATATTTGCTCAAAAATTATTCCCTTTACTACATGGCACATGCTTACTAAAAATTAGTCCCTTTGTCACATGtatctatttttaaatatttatatactcttaatttattttcaatttaattgtGTAAAATGATTTCTTATGCAACTTTATATTAACTGAAACATGCAACTTGACAAATTTATTCAGAGTGTGATATAATTATCACTAATTTACATACTAAGAACATGGTATAATTATCACAAAGAATATAGTTTATAATTATATTGATACACtattaatatttatcaatttccACAAGGTTAATATTTGCAAATAAGAAACTTaagaaatttgtttatttaaaatttcaaaaatattcactaattaatttccATAATGGAAGTTTTAATTCCTTGAAATAgtgttttatttcaataatttcatccAATAAAGACTAAAGtattataaataaatacacaATAAAATGTGTCACACCCTTATTTGTCATTTTACACATATCAACTTTCAACTATCAACTAAGTTTTACTGAACAATTTTAAATAAACAATTAATAGAATCAGTTAATCAAACCAGCCACTACAATCAACAATCAGTTATCCGTCAATTACAACCAAGGCAACATTTGACAATCAATATCAAAATCCTTGactttctagaaaaaaaattatttagagaGTTAAAATGTGCTTATAGTTTctgtactttttaaaattaaaatttagtccctgtacttgTATTTTTACGAATTTAGTCATTTTACGAATAATTCAAATCtaattgttaatttttttgttaaatttgttgttatgacattttgaaataataataataaaaggccTTACTAGCCATGTAATTAAAAAAATGTTATAACTAAtctgaatttaacaaaaaaaatattaacagttgaacttgaattttaaaatctaaaaaatagagggactaaattcttaaaaatacaagtagagagactaaattcctaatttttaaaaaatacagaATTTTAACCctctaaataatttttttttagaaagccGGGATTTTGGTATTGGTTGCAGGagatcttttttttctttctttctaaaTGATGACTTCGAAAAAAAAGCAATATGGAAACGAAACAGCCGTTTTATTGGGACGTTGGTTGATGAATAGCACACGCCATGATCTATAGCTCTTTTGACAAAAACTTCGCCCAGTTTTTTTCAAATACTTAAATGGTTCTTCAATTCTAGAAGtcaaaaacaaataattaaatatgagATGACATAGTTAATGACGTAAGCAGGATCGGGATGAAGGCCTCAAATTTTTCTACATATTTAACGGTATGTTTGGAGTTGTTCAATAATCACAGAAGCCTTTGTTTGTAGAACAGAAAGAACAAGCAAGAAAAAAAGATGGCAATTCAGATTCCTAGAGTGAAACTGGGATCTCAAGGATTTGAGGTTTCAGATTTTGTTTCTTCCTAGTTATATTAGTTAAGAAAATGCCTTTTCATTGAAGGTAAAATCCATTGTTTTTGGTTGCAGGTTTCAAAGCTGGGATTTGGGTGTATGGGTCTTTCAGATCACTACGGGTCAGTGTCAGATGAAGTTGGCATAGCTATCATTAAGCATGCATTCGAAAGAGGGATCACTCACTTTGATACAGCTGAGTTGTATGGACCCAAAACTAACGAAATTCTGGTTGGAAAGGTAACGTCCTTTGTTTGATCAACACTTCAAGTTGAATTACATTGAGCTGTGAGGGATTCTTTCATTTTCACAATGTCCCATACATTTGTGTCAATTACATGCTCGAAGATATTCGTGAGAGATGGCGTTTTTTAGTTTATGAAATAGATATGATTTGAAGGAATCTGGGGAACATTTTTTGCAGGCATTGAAGCATCTGCCACGAGAGAAGGTACAATTGGCTACAAAATTCGGCGTTGAGAGCATGGGTGCAGGTGGTCCGGTTATCAATGGCACTCCTGAATTTGTTCGTTCTTCTCTTGAGGCTAGCCTTCAACGCCTTGACGTGGATTACATTGATCTTTACTATATTATCAGAGTTGACACCAATACTCCTATAGAGGATACCGTAAGCATTGCTGCATTAAAACCCCTACTTTATCTTTCTTTAACACAAATacgattttattttgtttttgggaaaattaagcataatttatatttatttcgtGTACGATAGATGGAAGAACTGAAGAAGTTGGTGgaagagggaaaaataaagtacatTGGTATATCTGAAGCTAGCCCCGAAACTATAAGGAGGGCACACGCTGTTCATCCCCTTACTGCCGTACAAATCGAGTGGTCGCTCTGGACTCGTGATGTTGAGGAAGAAATAATTCCCCTTTGCAGGTTTATTCTTCTATCTTTAATCATCGTTAGAATATACGTTTGGAGGGTTATAGAAATACCCTTTTGttgatttatttcaaaattaaaatgttGATCAAGTACTGTTAAGACTCAAAAAACTCAAGCTATCAACAGTTTTAACTCCTTCAACTGCTATGAGATTATGCATGCTTAGATGTGTTCATCAATGCAGGGAACTTGGGATTGGGATTGTTCCATATAGTCCCCTTGGTCGTGGTTTCTTTGCCGGTAAAGCAAAGGGAGATATTAGTAGTTTTCTGGTATGGCAACTTACTTTATATGGCTTTAGTTTATACATAACCTATGTTATATGGTCTCGGAAATAAGTGTTGGATACCGATATGTGTGTCCAACATGAGTATATTCATTTTTTTCTAGGTTCCATTTTCATTTATTTGAAAGATGTTATCTTTGTCTTTATATCCGAATATGCGTCAAAGACATGTTGGATATGAATATTTAAAGAGTTTGGATAATATAGGACCTTAATATTTTATAGTAACATGCTTCTAAgttgtaaaaaagaaaaaacagaTTGATTGACTAATTACAAACATTTACTTTTTTTAAGGGACTGTTTCCTAGGTTTCAAGGAGAAAACTTGGAGAAAAATAGGATCCTATATTCGAAAGTAGAGAAGTTGGCTGAAAAGTATGGATGTACACCGGCACAACTTGCACTTTCCTGGGTTCTTCATCAAGGAGATGATGTTGCCCCTATTCCTGGTAAGTCACATTCAATCACTTTCAACTTGGATTCCGAGGTGatccaatttatatatatatatattgtttgcaTTAAGATTTAAGACCAAAGCTTTTGACACTTGGTTTTCACTTCTTACAGGAACAACCAAGATAAAAAATCTAGATAGCAACATTGAATCAGTGAAAGTAAAGCTGACAAAAGAAGATTTGAAAGAAATTTCAGATGTGATCCCAATCCATGAGGTTGCAGGTGGTAGTTATCCTGATgctttaaagaaattctcttggAAATATGGCAATACACCACCAAAGAAGAGCGCCTAGGTTTTAAAACAAAGTTTCATGAGTTACTAAAGCTTTGGAAATTGCTGTTGTAAGTTGATATGCTTAGGCTTTCATAGcctttatataataaaatttctttCTGCATTTGAGTATTGGATTCATAATGACTTTGTTTCTCAGTACTTTATGTGCTTCATTGGGTTATATGATTGTTTGTTCGAACTCTTCGATTTTCTAATGCACCCATGTTCAACATCCATGTCGCGGACCATATCTATACATGTGTATATTAGGTACTTTTTGCCCTTTTGGGTCCCTATCTGGGGCTGAAATTTAGTGGTATGATTTGATGGGTCTTAATTCTTAGATGGGGAGAGCTGATATAGCTCTTATTTGCATCAACTATCTGAATCCGTGGTTCAGAAATGGCAGAGGATAATAGCTGAGGTGGCAAAATTGAAAGGGCTAAAAGTTCACAGGGTTTATCTGGTTTACGTGGTAGCATAGCAGCTCCAATGTAAATCTAAAACCTTCTTTGTTCCAACTTGGTTTTTCATTAAAAAGGCTGAAAATGACAGAATATTCAGCAATTGGCAATAGGTTTCAGCCCCAAAATTTGTGCGGGTAAAACATCAAACGGGCATCAACCTCAACCTTTGCTGTCATAGGAAAAAAGATGCTAGCTTGCCAGTGATTTACAAATCAATATGCAATCATTCATCATTCATTCCGATTAGGATGATGGATCTTTTTATAGAATTTCGATGAGACAAATCACTCCGAAAAAGGTTAACATAAAGCATCCATGCAAAGGAACCATTACGAGAGTTTCTTTAGATGCTTGGTTATGGTGAAAAATCTTAATTGACTATAAGCACTTCTGATGTGCTGCCGGTTGGTATCACTGATTCGTTGGGCAACCCCCGCATGGATGCATGC
Above is a genomic segment from Gossypium arboreum isolate Shixiya-1 chromosome 8, ASM2569848v2, whole genome shotgun sequence containing:
- the LOC108470172 gene encoding GDP-mannose 3,5-epimerase 2, with the translated sequence MAFVSIYIGDRHRLHNPFPSYLLSLFCFHFFLQLSFLFKDFNSFLRMGSTDGTSYGAYTYDALEREPYWPSEKLRISITGAGGFIASHIARRLKSEGHYIIASDWKKNEHMTEDMFCHEFHLVDLRVMENCLKVTNGVDHVFNLAADMGGMGFIQSNHSVIMYNNTMISFNMLEAARISGVKRFFYASSACIYPEFKQLETNVSLKESDAWPAEPQDAYGLEKLATEELCKHYTKDFGIECRIGRFHNIYGPFGTWKGGREKAPAAFCRKAITSIDKFEMWGDGLQTRSFTFIDECVEGVLRLTKSDFREPVNIGSDEMVSMNEMAEIVLSFEDKKLPIHHIPGPEGVRGRNSDNTLIKEKLGWAPTMRLKDGLRITYFWIKEQIEKEKAQGIDLSVYGSSKVVGTQAPVQLGSLRAADGKE
- the LOC108467939 gene encoding probable aldo-keto reductase 1, giving the protein MAIQIPRVKLGSQGFEVSKLGFGCMGLSDHYGSVSDEVGIAIIKHAFERGITHFDTAELYGPKTNEILVGKALKHLPREKVQLATKFGVESMGAGGPVINGTPEFVRSSLEASLQRLDVDYIDLYYIIRVDTNTPIEDTMEELKKLVEEGKIKYIGISEASPETIRRAHAVHPLTAVQIEWSLWTRDVEEEIIPLCRELGIGIVPYSPLGRGFFAGKAKGDISSFLGLFPRFQGENLEKNRILYSKVEKLAEKYGCTPAQLALSWVLHQGDDVAPIPGTTKIKNLDSNIESVKVKLTKEDLKEISDVIPIHEVAGGSYPDALKKFSWKYGNTPPKKSA